Proteins from one Pleuronectes platessa chromosome 16, fPlePla1.1, whole genome shotgun sequence genomic window:
- the LOC128457994 gene encoding calpain-15 has protein sequence MGGSTSSLVEEVEGGAASRGAAPPPSPTMGCLRSSQSSFLPRQLPRAGRHRERSFSSGSMPMQRSQWACGCCTFLNAAGAPRCSICEAPRQIPDSRWMWPGDSREDARWSCPRCTLANPPDSLACSLCGFAGTLDRPRSSSEHQPRPRRSSSCSGPLRTSRTEPSRQQNRTFPGDADERSLIWECLRCTLQNTPTSMSCSACGGPRKLSLPQIPAEVLLIPEVCDPTGTQQEPAAAALSLSISAGGECFPVEDSGLSASSSAHNNPVPCSRREVPPPDVSLSQAQNVSPSPSTLAVPHLCVQPELLPGRRLSVLKEETSPVSSASDGSGSFPPCVLSVNRTEEWTCPACTLINKVQANHCLACHTPQGHAPQLRPAASPRRKESVMVEELRQSDEEEAKELWENITSFCRENAVTFVDDSFPPSPKSVGFPTDDNVQHRVRKWLRPQEISCSSVREGGVKWSVFRTLRPSDILQGLLGNCWFLSALAVLAERPDLVEKVMVTRSLCAEGAYQVRLCKDGSWTTVLVDDMLPCDETGHLLFSQAQRKQLWVALIEKALAKLHGSYFALQAGRAIEGLSTLTGAPCESLALQVSATNPKEEPIDTDLIWAKLLSSKEAGFLMGASCGGGNMKVDDAEYESLGLRPRHAYSVLDVRDVHAHRLLQLRNPWGRFSWTGPWADDWPNWPPHLKRELCTQRAEDGLFWMDFWDFIRYFDSVDICKIHSDWQELRVPGAFPRGADVPVRAVSLTVLERSAVELALFQQGSRRWDTAESHLLDLCLLVFRVAYSSSGGLALGRLLAHSRRSVRRFVGCDVMLEPGEYAVLCCAFNHWTSSVTEGTMGRCRSEPPGYTLAVYSSRLVMVEQVTASSTTIADAIIQLTETRGERHEGREGMTCFYLTHGWAGLIVMVENRHPRHHLHVSCDCSDSFNVVSTRSSLQTLDSIPPLHRQVLVVLSQLEGNAGFSITHRLAHRKAVQASLGSWSPSKAIHSPALSPETAGLHQPRPL, from the exons ATGGGAGGTTCCACCTCGTCTCTTGTTGAGGAGGTCGAGGGGGGGGCTGCATCTCGGGGTGCGGCtccgcccccctcccccaccatgGGGTGTTTGAGGAGCAGCCAGAGCTCCTTCCTCCCCCGACAGCTTCCCCGAGCCGGCAGGCACCGGGAGCGCAG TTTCTCCTCTGGTTCGATGCCGATGCAGAGGAGCCAATGGGCTTGTGGCTGTTGTACTTTCCTGAACGCAGCCGGCGCCCCCCGCTGCTCGATCTGTGAAGCTCCACGGCAGATACCCGACAGCCGGTGGATGTGGCCCGGGGACAGCAGGGAGGACGCCCGCTGGTCCTGCCCACGCTGTACACTGGCCAACCCCCCCGACAGCCTGGCCTGCTCCCTCTGTGGCTTCGCCGGCACCCTGGACCGACCCCGGAGCTCCTCTGAACACCAGCCTCGGCCCCGGcgctccagcagctgctcggGGCCCCTGAGGACGTCGAGGACCGAGCCGTCCCGGCAGCAGAACAGGACATTTCCAGGAGACGCAGATGAACGCAGCCTGATTTGGGAGTGTTTGAGGTGCACTCTGCAGAACACCCCTACCTCcatgtcctgctctgcctgTGGGGGCCCACGCAAACTGTCCCTCCCCCAGATTCCTGCTGAGGTTCTGCTCATACCTGAGGTCTGCGATCCAACAGGAACCCAACAGGAACCTGCAGCCGCGGCGCTCTCCCTTTCCATATCAGCCGGAGGAGAGTGTTTCCCTGTGGAGGACTCAGGGCTCAGTGCTTCATCTTCAGCTCATAACAATCCAGTTCCCTGCAGTCGCAGAGAGGTGCCACCTCCAGATGTGTCCCTCAGTCAAGCACAGAACGTGAGTCCTTCTCCTTCAACTCTGGCAGTTCCTCATCTGTGCGTCCAACCAGAGCTGCTGCCCGGCAGGCGGCTCAGCGTCCTCAAGGAGGAGACGTCCCCAGTGTCTTCTGCGTCCGACGGCTCCGGCTCGTTTCCACCCTGCGTCCTCTCCGTCAACCGGACCGAGGAGTGGACATGTCCCGCCTGCACTCTCATCAACAAGGTCCAGGCCAATCACTGCCTGGCCTGCCACACCCCTCAGGGACACGCCCCCCAGCTCAGACCAGCGGCGTCcccgaggaggaaggagagcgtgatggtggaggagctgagacagagtgatgaggaggaggccaAGGAGCTGTGGGAGAACATCACCAGCTTCTGTAGGGAG AACGCAGTGACCTTCGTGGACGATAGTTTTCCTCCCAGTCCGAAGTCCGTTGGATTCCCGACGGACGACAACGTCCAACATCGGGTCAGAAAGTGGCTCCGCCCCCAGGagatcagctgcagcagcgttagagaggggggggtgaaGTGGTCTGTGTTTCGCACGCTTCGCCCATCCGACATCCTGCAGGGACTTCTGGGTAACTGCTG GTTCCTGAGCGCCCTCGCGGTTCTGGCCGAACGTCCTGATCTGGTGGAGAAGGTGATGGTGACCCGCTCGCTGTGCGCAGAGGGAGCCTATCAGGTGCGTCTCTGCAAGGACGGCTCGTGGACCACGGTGCTGGTGGACGACATGCTGCCGTGCGATGAGACCGggcacctcctcttctctcag gcTCAGAGGAAGCAGCTCTGGGTGGCTCTGATAGAAAAAGCTCTGGCCAAACTCCACGGCTCCTACTTTGCTCTGCAGGCAGGTCGGGCCATCGAGGGCCTCTCCACGCTGACCGGGGCCCCCTGCGAGTCTCTGGCCCTCCAGGTCAGCGCCACCAACCCCAAAGAAGAACCCATCGACACGGACCTGATCTGGGCCAAGCTGCTGAGCTCTAAAGAAGCAGG CTTCCTGATGGGGGCGTCGTGTGGAGGAGGCAACATGAAGGTGGATGACGCTGAGTACGAGTCCCTGGGTCTACGTCCCCGACACGCCTACTCCGTCCTCGATGTGCGAGACGTCCACGCTCACAG ATTACTGCAGCTGAGGAACCCGTGGGGTCGATTCTCCTGGACGGGGCCGTGGGCCGACGATTGGCCCAACTGGCCTCCGCACCTGAAGAGGGAGCTCTGCACCCAGCGAGCCGAGGACGGCCTGTTCTGGATGGACTTCTGGGATTTCATCAG GTACTTTGACTCAGTGGATATCTGTAAGATTCACTCAGACTGGCAGGAGCTCCGGGTTCCAGGAGCTTTCCCCCGAGGAGCCGACGTCCCGGTGAGGGCCGTGTCCCTCACGGTGCTGGAGCGATCAGCTGTGGAGCTGGCTTTGTTCCAGCAGGGCAGCAG GCGATGGGACACAGCGGAGAGCCACCTGCTGGATCTGTGCCTGCTGGTGTTCCGAGTGGCCTACAGCAGCTCGGGCGGCCTGGCGCTGGGTCGCCTGCTGGCTCACAGCCGGCGCTCGGTCCGGAGGTTCGTGGGCTGTGACGTCATGTTGGAGCCGGGCGAGTACGCTGTGCTCTGCTGCGCCTTCAACCACTGGACCAGCTCCGTCACAGAGGGGACCA TGGGCAGATGCAGATCTGAGCCTCCTGGTTACACGCTCGCCGTCTACAGCTCCCGGCTCGTGATGGTGGAGCAGGTGACGGCCTCCAGCACCACCATCGCCGACGCCATCATCCAGCTGACAGAGACCAGAGGAGAGAGGCACGAG ggtcgGGAGGGGATGACCTGTTTCTACCTGACCCACGGGTGGGCGGGGCTCATCGTCATGGTGGAGAACAGACACCCCCGACATCACCTGCACGTGTCATGTGACTGCAGCGACAGCTTCAACGTGGTGTCGACACGCAGCAGCCTCCAGACCCTGGACAGCATCCCTCCTCTGCACAG gcAGGTGCTGGTGGTTTTGTCTCAGCTGGAGGGAAACGCTGGATtctccatcacacacagactGGCTCACCGTAAAGCCGTCCAGGCGTCTCTGGGGAGCTGGAGTCCTTCGAAGGCGATTCACAGTCCAGCTCTGAGCCCAGAGACAGCAGGTCTGCACCAGCCTCGACCACTCTGA
- the jmjd8 gene encoding jmjC domain-containing protein 8 yields MEIIRSISQAACVLLSVCVALTSQERPDDAGGWWSDSDVRLQDEGPCNIDVWDGSSLSYQQFIERYAFSRPVVLRALTDNTKFQLLCSKSTLLREYGSRKVRLSTANTYSYRKVDVTFQEYVDKFLRPQPTHALGSDTMYFFGDNNFTEWQSLFEHYAAPPYVLPRTSGAYSFGIAGPGTGVPFHWHCPGYAEVIYGRKRWFLYPPDKEPHFHPNHTTLSWVRDTYPHLPQHEAPLECTIRPGEVLYFPDRWWHATLNLDTSVFISTFLG; encoded by the exons ATGGAAATCATTCGATCGATCAGTCAGGCCGCGTGCGTGCTGCTGAGCGTGTGCGTGGCGCTGACGTCCCAGGAGCGGCCAGATGACGCGGGAGGCTG gtggtCGGACTCAGACGTCCGGCTCCAGGATGAAGGTCCCTGTAACATCGACGTGTGGGACGGCTCCTCGCTCTCCTATCAACAGTTCATTGAGAG ATACGCCTTCAGTCGCCCAGTCGTCCTCCGAGCGCTGACTGACAACACG AAGTTCCAGCTGCTCTGCTCCAAGTCGACTTTACTCCGAGAGTACGGCTCCCGGAAAGTGCGGCTCAGTACAGCGAACACGTATTCTTACAGGAAAG TGGACGTCACGTTCCAGGAGTACGTGGACAAGTTCCTGAGGCCTCAGCCCACCCACGCTCTCGGCAGCG ACACCATGTATTTCTTTGGAGACAACAACTTCACGGAGTGGCAGAGTCTGTTCGAGCACTACGCGGCTCCACCGTACGTCCTGCCGCGCACCAGCGGAGCGTACAGCTTCGGCATCGCAG GCCCCGGAACCGGAGTTCCTTTTCACTGGCACTGCCCCGGTTACGCTGAGGTCATCTACGGAAGAAAG cGTTGGTTCCTCTACCCGCCCGATAAGGAGCCTCACTTCCACCCCAACCACACCACCCTGTCCTGGGTGAGGGACACCTACCCCCACCTGCCCCAGCACGAGGCTCCACTGGAGTGCACCATCAGGCCGGGAGAG GTGCTGTATTTCCCTGACCGCTGGTGGCACGCCACTCTGAACCTGGACACCAGCGTCTTCATCTCCACGTTCCTCGGCTGA